The sequence TTGGCCCCGGCGATGAGGTTCGAGTACGGCTGTCCGGGTGAGGGGAACCCCTTGTCGTAGAGCCGCTGGATGGCGGTGATGAAGTCTCGGGCGGTGACCTCGCGGTTGACCGGTGGGGCGTAGCGGACCCCGGCGCGTAGCCGGAAGGTGTAGGTGCGCTGGTCGGCCGAGAGCTGGGGTGGGCCGCTGGCGATGTCGGGGACCGGGACGGTCGCCTGTGCGGGCGGCCCGGCGAGGTTGTAGCCGTACAGGGTCCGGGCGTAGGCGCGCGCGATCGCGAGGCCGTTCGGGGTGTAGTTGATGGCCGTGTCCAGCCCGGTGATGTCGTCGGCGCTGAGCACCCGCAGCGTCCCGCCGCGCACGCCGTTGCTGCGGGCGTCCTGTTGCGGCCCGGTGCAGCCCGCCGCGAGGAGCGCAAGCCCAAGCGCGAGGCAGGCCGCCCGGAACACCTTGGCGGTTCGCATCGGATCCCTCACCCCCCTGGGACGTCAGGTCGAAGCATGCGCCGGACTGCTCGACGATGCCAGCGCTTCGCCTTTGCCAGGCCCACCGCGGTTGCTACCTACGGACCGCCTGGTG comes from Actinomycetota bacterium and encodes:
- a CDS encoding ABC transporter substrate-binding protein; protein product: MRTAKVFRAACLALGLALLAAGCTGPQQDARSNGVRGGTLRVLSADDITGLDTAINYTPNGLAIARAYARTLYGYNLAGPPAQATVPVPDIASGPPQLSADQRTYTFRLRAGVRYAPPVNREVTARDFITAIQRLYDKGFPSPGQPYSNLIAGA